CCACAACGGCGGGAACACCCGCCTGCAGATACTGGGCGAATTGTGGCAGGAAACCCGTGACGAGCGCTTCTTCCGTATCCCGTGCCTGTTCAAGCCCTGGAAAAGCGAGATATTCGCCCTCACCGGCCACATGGCTGAAAACGATACGCACGGTCGGCTGATCTGGATCGAGCGCTGCCTGGGCGTTGCGCAGGCCAAGGCGCTGTATCAGGAGCTGGATGGTGGGAAAGAGATATCCCAAAGCGAGCTAGCAAGGCGCCTGAAGGCGGATGGCTACCCGATCAATCAATCACACATCAGTCGCATGGAGCAGACGCTCCAGCATCTGTTTCCGTACATTCCCAGCATCTTGTGGGCCGGCGTCGGTCGTGATTCAACAGACAAACTGCTTCAGCTTCGCTCCAATGCCGAGAAGGCCTGGACAAAGCTGATAGAAGAGAAAGGCGAACCCGCGTCTGGCATCCAGTTCGACCAGCTCTTCAGCACCACCCTCAGCGTCTATGACCAGGAGCCCGAAGGGTACGTCTTCAGCCACTTCAAGGACGACCTCATCGGCGCTATGACCGACGCGCTGCGCGCGAACGACGTCAGCTATGAGCACATCCTGTTTGAGATCGAAGTGGCTCAGGATCCCAAGCGTGCGCCACAACAGCAGGAGAGCGGCTATCAATCTCCTGCAAACCTTCCCCCAGCAGTAGCGACGTCTGACAACAACGTCGGCGCCGGCAATTCGGGTGGCGGGCTCCCGTCGACACATCCTCCAGAGCATCCTGCAGGCGCCCAGCTCCCGGCCGCGAACTCCACCGACAGTTCTACAGGAACCAGAACCAAGCAGCCGCCTACCCCGCCGGCCAATTCAGGTACTGGGCCAGTCGTTTCAATCCCAGTGTCCACGGGCGGCCTCGCCCCTGTCAGCGATATCTGGGCGATCTACCCGCAACAGGACAGCATCGAAGCACTGCGAAACCTGGCGGATCTGATCGCAATGGAAGTTGCGTCATGGGCCGGCATCCTCGATCACATGACCTCGACACAGCATCAAGGCCTGGGATTCACACTGAGACGCCCTGAAGCCTTCACGTCGGCAGCATCAGAAACCACCTGGCAGTTTCTCGCCAGCCTCTCCGGCAATTCGCCGGCAGCCGACATTCAACCTGTCGCACCAGATGACCTTGCCGAGCTGCTGCTCCATCACCTGCCGGACGACCTGATCATCAAGGTCTTCCGCATGATCCGGCTGGCTCGCCGAGCAAAGGAATTGAACGGGGAGAAATGAGATGTCCGACAGCCCACTGAATACCGCAGTGCTGCACCAGGTCATGACCCACCTGCGCGACGGTGACTTTCGCCGCTGCCTGGAGTTCGGATTCAAGGAGGACGAGTTGGTTCGCCTGAACCAGCTATCGTTCAGCGACATCACCGAATTGACTCGGATGCCCGTGCGCTTCGTGAAAATCAGCATCAATCACGACTTGCTGGGGAAAGCTCTCGGGCGCCTGCAGGAGGAAGGCCAGCGCGCCCAACTGGTTCAGAGGGCGATCCAGCTCGGCGCGAGCATCGAGATGCTCAACAAGCTCTTCGGCATCACCTCCGAAGAGGTGAGCGCTCGCCGTCGCCTGCTGGGCATCAGCATCCGAACCGGGCGTCCCAAGATGCCTGAGGTGGAAGAGCTTCACCTGATCTGGGGCCGCTGGCAGAGCCTGATCGCGCACGCGGGAATCAAGCCCGAGCTGATAGACGCAAATTCCATCGAAAGCCTGGACATCATGATGATGCTGGCCGAAGAGACCGGCAAACCGTTGTCGGTCATCTGGAAGCTCGTTCACGAATGGCACGCCGACGTGAAGAAGATGCTGGAGCGTTCCTCCAAGGGCAGACCGAAAACACTACGCAAGACCTCAACCTCGAGCAGCAAGGAGGCTGTTCGATGATTGATTTGCAGGCACTGATTGGCCGGGCCTGTGGGCAACTGACACAGAGGGAAGCAGATCGAGCAGCCGGGCGCACTGACCATGACGACATGGGTGGGTTGCTGTTCTTCGGCAACCCGATGGAAACCACCCCCAGAAGGCTGCTGGTGGACGAACGACTGTCCCCGGTCGACAAGATCGGCTGGATGGCATTTCGCATGATGGCGTCGAAGGATCGCGAGACGTCATTCCCCAGCTACGACGCCCTCCAACGCCTCCTCTCCTCCAGGGCGGACAGTGGCCAGGCCAGCAAAAGCACAGTCAACCGGGTGGTCTACATCCTGCGCCTGACTCGCTGGCTCAGCTTATGCCACCAGGCCAGGAACACCGCCAACGGTCGAATGGTCGGCAACATCTACGCATTGCACGACGAACCCGTGTCCATCGTTGACGCCGCCGGCATCGACACCGACTACATCGCTTTCGTTGGGCGTTGCCGCAGCCATGGCAACCAGGCTGTGCGCAAAGCGGCCAACATCGTCTTCGATGAGCTGGCAGACGATTCTACTGCTCGATACCTGATGACTCGGCTCGGCCTGTTCGAGGAGCGACTCAGTGATCATGAGCTGAGCAAACCGCGCCCGAAAACCAAAACGTCCAGGGCAAACAAAAAACGAACTCAGGGCACTCAGCCCGAACCCACCGGGTTTGAAAATCGAACCGGGGCAGAACAGCCGAGTTCAAATTTCAAACCCAGTGGAAACGAAATTCAAACCCAGGATGCCGCCCATGAGTTTGAAAATGAGACCTGGGCTCACGCTGCAGCAACAAAATCGAACCCAGTTGATAACACTGGGCCTGCTGACAGAGTTCGATTTTCAAACCCATATACAGTACGTACTTTACAAGAAACTGTTTCTGTAAAAGTACGTACCGAGGAGTTGGACTGGTCGAGCCTGACCCTCAATTCGGATGAGCAACAGGTCATCACGCGCTACATGAGCGCAGTCCCTGAAGACCTTCACCAAGCGATCATCAACGAGGCTGCGGCACGTCGAAAGTCCGTACGCAACATGAGCGGTTACCTGATCGGACTGATCGACCGGGCCAAGACAGGACAGCTCAAGCTAACCGTCGAAGTGCCACAGCAACCAACAGCTCTGCCACCTGCACAGCCGCACGCATTACCCCAAGCCACCGCTCCGACGCCGAAACGCCCTCCCCTGGGCAAACCAGTCGATATCGCTTCGGAAATTCAAGCTATCCGCAGTCTGGTCGGCATGAAGCCCTCACAGCACCCGCAACCCGCTACGACGGAGACTCAGACCGATGAGTGAGCATGATCAAGAATTAGGAGCCCTGCTGTTCTTCGGAAACCCGATGGAGGTCATTCCGCGCCGGCTCATCACTGCGAGCACGCTCTCGCATGAGGAGAAAATCTGCTGGATGGCGGTGAAGGTCCTGAGTGAGCACAACCGTGTTCACGACCTCGAGAGCAGCACTGAGCTGGCCCAACTGCTGTACAACAACCCGGATGAGCTACCGGCACTGCGAAACGTTTTGCTCAAGCTCCGGCTCAGCAGGTGGCTGACCCGATGTGGTGACGCCATGGGCGGTGGCACGCTCTACGGGGTGCATGACGAGGTGGCCAGCATCGCCGAGGTGGTCAAGCTGGATCCTGATTACCCACAGCTGGTGGCAGAGGCAGCCGAACATGAGCGCGAGGATATCCGTCAGTTGGCCAAAGCCACGTTGCCACTGTTGCTGCCTCCTCCCTCCATGGAGACCTGGGGTTCGCTATGACACACGAATCGTATTCGGTAGCGATTGTTCATGGGCCTGCTCTCTCGCCTGCCGCCGACTTGGATCTTGAGCATGTTTGTCGTTTGGTTGAATCCATATTCAATGCCGTCGGCGAACGTCCCAAATCAACGCTATGCATTCAATCATTTGTACCGCCCTACAGAGATCCTGCAGATTCACCGAACGGCTACACGCAGTTATGGCTTGAAGAGCAAGGGCAAGTCCCACTGATGTTTGCAGTCGAGTTCGGAGGAAAAGAACACAAGCGCTACAGCTTTGACGATCACCTCTCACAGCAACAAATGCAACTCGACGCGGACATGATGACGCCGACCCAATACGCCTCGACCGCGTCACACGACGAGTACTGGATGTTTGTCGTAGCTGTTGCTGCTCGACTTCGCGTGCGGTCTATCAAGATCGCTTATGGGGCCTGAGCCTTGGGAGTGTTAGGGAGTGGTGCAGGCCGCACCAACCATGGAGCCAGCCGGTAGGTGGATGCTCCATAAACGGGCTGACCTGCGCTTCCACAGATTGACGAG
The genomic region above belongs to Pseudomonas sp. GOM7 and contains:
- a CDS encoding ParB family protein yields the protein MKPVANKSSLRDKLLVGHFTTTSPQPSSLSDPLEPVQMVLTLDQLRPYSLNPRVKKNEKYDEIKDSIRARGLDSPPQVSRRPGEEHFIIHNGGNTRLQILGELWQETRDERFFRIPCLFKPWKSEIFALTGHMAENDTHGRLIWIERCLGVAQAKALYQELDGGKEISQSELARRLKADGYPINQSHISRMEQTLQHLFPYIPSILWAGVGRDSTDKLLQLRSNAEKAWTKLIEEKGEPASGIQFDQLFSTTLSVYDQEPEGYVFSHFKDDLIGAMTDALRANDVSYEHILFEIEVAQDPKRAPQQQESGYQSPANLPPAVATSDNNVGAGNSGGGLPSTHPPEHPAGAQLPAANSTDSSTGTRTKQPPTPPANSGTGPVVSIPVSTGGLAPVSDIWAIYPQQDSIEALRNLADLIAMEVASWAGILDHMTSTQHQGLGFTLRRPEAFTSAASETTWQFLASLSGNSPAADIQPVAPDDLAELLLHHLPDDLIIKVFRMIRLARRAKELNGEK
- a CDS encoding DUF2857 domain-containing protein, with the translated sequence MSDSPLNTAVLHQVMTHLRDGDFRRCLEFGFKEDELVRLNQLSFSDITELTRMPVRFVKISINHDLLGKALGRLQEEGQRAQLVQRAIQLGASIEMLNKLFGITSEEVSARRRLLGISIRTGRPKMPEVEELHLIWGRWQSLIAHAGIKPELIDANSIESLDIMMMLAEETGKPLSVIWKLVHEWHADVKKMLERSSKGRPKTLRKTSTSSSKEAVR
- a CDS encoding STY4528 family pathogenicity island replication protein, whose amino-acid sequence is MIDLQALIGRACGQLTQREADRAAGRTDHDDMGGLLFFGNPMETTPRRLLVDERLSPVDKIGWMAFRMMASKDRETSFPSYDALQRLLSSRADSGQASKSTVNRVVYILRLTRWLSLCHQARNTANGRMVGNIYALHDEPVSIVDAAGIDTDYIAFVGRCRSHGNQAVRKAANIVFDELADDSTARYLMTRLGLFEERLSDHELSKPRPKTKTSRANKKRTQGTQPEPTGFENRTGAEQPSSNFKPSGNEIQTQDAAHEFENETWAHAAATKSNPVDNTGPADRVRFSNPYTVRTLQETVSVKVRTEELDWSSLTLNSDEQQVITRYMSAVPEDLHQAIINEAAARRKSVRNMSGYLIGLIDRAKTGQLKLTVEVPQQPTALPPAQPHALPQATAPTPKRPPLGKPVDIASEIQAIRSLVGMKPSQHPQPATTETQTDE